The Stigmatella ashevillena genomic sequence CGTGAGCACCGGCATCGCCATGTAGTCCTCGGCGAACGTCCGGTACACCTCCAGCATCTGCAGCGTCTCCTTCTCCGCGTCGGCCTCCGTCTCGTGGCAGGTGTGGCCCTCCTGCCAGAGGAACTCGGTGGTGCGCAGGAACAGCCGCGTGCGCATCTCCCAGCGCATCACGTTGGCCCACTGGTTGATGAGCAGGGGCAGGTCGCGGTAGCTCTGGATCCACTTGGCAAAGCTGCGGTTGATGATGGTCTCGCTGGTGGGCCGGATGACGAGCGGCTCCTCCAGCTTGGCCCCGCCCGCGTGCGTCACCACGGCGAGCTGGGGGTTGAAGCCCTCCACGTGCTCGGCTTCCTTCTTCAGGTAGCTCTCGGGGATGAGCAGCGGGAAGTAGGCGTTCTTGTGGCCCAGGTCCTTGAACATCTTGTCGAGGACCCGCTGCATGTTCTCCCACAGCGCGTAGCCGTTGGGCCGGATGACCATGCAGCCCTTCACGTCCGAATAGTCGGCGAGCTTCGCCTTCAGGACGAGGTCGACGTACCACTCGGAAAAACCCTTCTCGCGGGGCAGGAGCTTCTCGGCCATTGCTAGCAACCCTCTGGGTGGAGCAGTGAGGAGGGCTGCCTACGCTGGGGCCTGCCAGAAATCAACGGGCACGAGGCGGAGGCCCCGGGGAAAGCGGCGGAACCCGGCCGCCCCATGCCTTTGTCTCCAGGGGATGGGGCGGCGGAGGCTCACGTCCCTTCGGGAGGAGGCGAGGAAGGGGCTTCCTGACGGGCGATGAGCCCGTCGGTGACGCGGAAGAGCTCTCCCCCCCGGATGGTGAACTGGCGTTTGCCCAGCCGCTCGTAGCACTCCTCGGAGTCCTTGGGTTGGTAGACCTCCACGTACAGCGCGCCGTTGCCGCCCGGCAGGAAGATCTTCCGCTCCGCGCAGTCTCCGAACAGCGCCATCACTTCATCCCGAGACTGCCCCTCCTTGAAGTCATCGGGGCCCTGCGCCCCGCCCGCTTTCGGGGCGGGGGCAGGTGTCTCGGGCGAGGCAGATGCTTCGGCTTCAGCTTCTGAGTCGGCCTGCCCCTGAGGAGCAGGCGAGGTGGGAGCCCCGGCAGGTGCGGCCCGGGGCGCCTCGGCGGGGGCGGACGCCGGCTCCTTGGAGCAGGCGCCTCCCAGCAGGGCCCCCGTGAGTACGGCCACCTTCCATCTGGTCAGCGTTCGCATGTCACGTGTCTCGAGTTGTCGCAGTTCTAGTTGTCGCAGTTCTTGCCTTCGTGGCGGCAGTCATGGGCCTTGCGGTCCAGTTCGATCTGGTACAGCGCCTTGACGGCCGAGTCGCTGTTCGCAACGGTCGGCGCCGGGATGCTCCCGTCGTCGCCAGTGGTCTTCCGGAGTCCGGGCGCAAGCAAGGGCAGATCCAGGCTGATCTGACCGTTGACCATGGTGAGCCGGGTCGAGAACGCGGGGGCGGCCGCGACCGTGTTGAACTCGATGAAGCGGGACCACTGGCTGGTTCCGTCATTGAAGAAGCTCGCGGCGCAGTTGGCGCGGCCCGTGGCGAAGTCCGCCTGGTAGATGCGTGCGATGTTGGAGCCGACCGTCGAGCACACCGCGCCAGAAGAGCCGCTGGGCTCGAAGGAGCTCCAGAGCATGCACCCATTGGCGAGCGTGCCGTTGTTGCCCGTGCGCTCGTTGCTCTGGGGGTAGCGGATGAACCAGCCCGGCTTGGCCGGATCGACTTCCACGGCGTCTGTCTCGTTGCCAGCGGAGTCGAACCCGCCCGCGGGCTCCAGGTTGGCGAGCGTCAACAGATTGGCCGACGATTCGAAGTCGTTCGCCTGCTCATCATCCGGATCCTCGTCGGCGCCCATCTTGTCGAAGCGACGGGTACCGCCGTAGCTGTGGAAGCCAAAGTAGTACTGCGAGTAGGGCTGGGTCTCATCGGGGTAGTTGATCGTCACCCAGTCGTTCTTCGGCAGTGTGCAAGACCAGGTGCTGGGAGTGCCCGAGCACGCGTACTTCATGGTCCCGCTGCTGGTGTAGTCGCACCCGGAATAGCTCCAGTCCACCTGAGCCTCGACGGCACCGCACGAACTGGCCGTGTCCGTCTTGATGCTCTTGGTCTGCGCGGTGTCGAGGTGGCCGCTCGTGAAGGGAGCGCTGGACTGCCAGGCGAGGGTGTTTCCGCGTTTGATGGAGATGATGTTGTTCATCGTGCAGCCCTGGACCGCACAGCCATGCGGGTTGGAGAGCCGGCAGACCGAGCCCCGGTCGTAGAGGTTCTGGTTGTCGCTCGTGCCGATGAAGGTCCGCATGTAACCCGTGCCTGGCTGGATGGTGTTGATGGCCATGTTGGTGAACGGGGCACGGACGGTCTCGTTGCCCGCGGCGCTGGCATCGGGGGCGGCGCGGAAGCTGCGGGCGGCGAACCAGTTGTTGATCTTCTTCGAGCTTGCGTCCCAGACGCCGGGCTTCCAGAAGCGGAAGATCCAGAGCTGGCCACCGAAGTCACCCACCGTGGCGGTGTCCATCAGCGTGTCGGCGTCCTGGTACGGCTTCGTGGCTTCCCCGATGTCCTGCGTGGTGATGCCCGCGGCGAAGGGGTAGAGCAGGTGCTCGGCGCGGCTCTTGGCGTCACCATGGAAGAAGCTCCACATCGTGTGGCCGCTCGTCATGTCCACCATGGCGAAACCCCGGCCTCGGCTCATGTAGGGGTCATAGCCGCCGTTGAACAGCACCACCCACCGCTCCCGGGCTTCCTGGTTGGCGATCCGAAGGGGCTGCTCGGGCTGAGGGGCGCCGGACATGCCAGAGAGCGTGGCAAGCTCGTTGTCCGCCTGGGGCTCCACGGCCACGGGAACAATGGGAGGAGGCGTCGGGGAATAGTTGGTGAAGCTCTCGCCCACCTGCAGCGACAGCTCGTCGCAGGGCTGAGGCCACATCCACCGGAAGACGCCCTCCTTCTGGAAGGTGGTGAGGACCTTGTTGGGATCCGTGGAGAAGTCCTCGGCCAGCAGGGTCGTGAGGTCCAACGCGAAGCGGTGCACGCCGCCCCGGCCCGAGCCCACCACCGCGATGGTGCGGTACTCGTCCCACTGCTTCTTGGCATCCCGCGCCACCACTTCCTGGCCCGTGCCATCCATCCAGACGTCGCGCACCAGCGGGGTGCCGTCGGAGAAGTAGCCGTGCTTGCCCATGTTGGCGCGCATCTTGGGGAGCATGTCCGGCGGGACGAAGGCCCACAGCTCCTTGCCTGTGCCCGCGTCGTAATTGCCGATGCCTGTGTAGGGGTCTTCCGACTCCCACTTGCCGTTGTGGATGGCGTGGATCATTCCGCCGTTGGAGCCCACGAGGATGATCTTGTCGCGCTTGCCGGCCTTCTGGACGTACGTGTCGTAGGCATCCCGCGCCGGGTCATCCCCCTGAGCAGGATACTGCGCATTCCGGGCCCCGACGTTGCTGAACAGGGTCTGGGTGCACTGCCCGGAGAACGAGCAGAAGAACTTGGAGATCGGTGGATCCACGCTCACGGGCGCGGAGTGGAAGATGTCCTGCAGCAGGAAGGGCCGGTCGTAGGGCCACCGGGTCGGATCCGAGTGAAGGACGTTCGCACCGCGGTACCACTTGATGACGAGCGCGGCGCACTCATCGGGGAACAGGTGAGTGACACCCAACTGGGCCTTCAGGTCATCGCACTCGTGCGTGTTCTCGCTGATGCCCAGGTATTCCCGCAGCTGGGCGGCGTTGTTCTCGTGGAACTCGATCGGACGGTCCTTGAAGTCGAGCTTCCCATCCTTGTTCGTATCGATGATGGTGAAGATCTTCCGGCTGCTCCAGCCCGTCGTCTTGTTGGCCGGATCGCTTCCATCGTCCGGGTTCTCCGTCGGCGCCTTGAGCACCCGGCCCGCCTCCCAGAACGGCTCGCCCGGGACGTTGGGCGCCACGCTCTTCACGAAATCTCCCTGCTCGTTCTCGATGACGGCGTCCCCGTTCTTGTCGATGAGGTGCGTGTCATCGCAGTCACCGTCGCGGTTGAGGTCGCCCGGGATGGGAGGCGTGGTGCCCGGGATGCAGCCGAGGACCTTCTCCGACGCCAGATCGAAGCGGTAGAGGAAGCCCTGCCAGGGCGAGGACTTGTTCCGGGCGGGCTTGAAGCGCGGGATGACGGTGGCGCCGCCGCTGCGCACCTGCAGGCTGCTGGAGGCCACGGCGGAGAAGGACGTGGAGCGCGTCTGCACGTTGTTGATGATCGCCAGGAGGGCGGCCTTGAGCGCGGCGGCGTCCTCGGCCGTGTAGTAGAGGCCACCGCCCACGTCCGCGGTGTTCTTGAGCAGGTTGCTGTTGATGCCGAA encodes the following:
- a CDS encoding pilus assembly protein PilY, yielding MHSWTPHLRRLFTGLALLGVAGAASAKLGDSTTTPDSPACCQLTTSLIQDVLRGNDPSGDERFFSAEGAPPNIHFIIDVSGSMEELPQITNSQYKEFYEATVNGCTNPTLQAFSDSHSWSPSTVYPIPDPGTGLGSDTGFTNLFQDNRYYAMGYWGNQSNPTPNWNTREIACQTQVPNWNNAAGAAQYVKCLSCLSTKGYFRVYNSSTNNTRTNINFILWGRFLNFNPPKYVTAKAVLKQVIKDLRRVRVGFSTFNATASSNVQKMNPACQEILSNPEAFSDDRADYIAKINSLVFNTSTPLARSLLNAGYYFTSHQGLYRDAAPDGFGFGASNPLTGYSYPTDFKNDALTAESRTVCWGCQSSSIIMITDGEPTNDSLGANVVTRIRAINGGAVNCPPSRPCNDNTGNSTNDANYLLDDVAKLLYSSDLQRNTPEVVGELNTSGAQTVNVYTVGFGINSNLLKNTADVGGGLYYTAEDAAALKAALLAIINNVQTRSTSFSAVASSSLQVRSGGATVIPRFKPARNKSSPWQGFLYRFDLASEKVLGCIPGTTPPIPGDLNRDGDCDDTHLIDKNGDAVIENEQGDFVKSVAPNVPGEPFWEAGRVLKAPTENPDDGSDPANKTTGWSSRKIFTIIDTNKDGKLDFKDRPIEFHENNAAQLREYLGISENTHECDDLKAQLGVTHLFPDECAALVIKWYRGANVLHSDPTRWPYDRPFLLQDIFHSAPVSVDPPISKFFCSFSGQCTQTLFSNVGARNAQYPAQGDDPARDAYDTYVQKAGKRDKIILVGSNGGMIHAIHNGKWESEDPYTGIGNYDAGTGKELWAFVPPDMLPKMRANMGKHGYFSDGTPLVRDVWMDGTGQEVVARDAKKQWDEYRTIAVVGSGRGGVHRFALDLTTLLAEDFSTDPNKVLTTFQKEGVFRWMWPQPCDELSLQVGESFTNYSPTPPPIVPVAVEPQADNELATLSGMSGAPQPEQPLRIANQEARERWVVLFNGGYDPYMSRGRGFAMVDMTSGHTMWSFFHGDAKSRAEHLLYPFAAGITTQDIGEATKPYQDADTLMDTATVGDFGGQLWIFRFWKPGVWDASSKKINNWFAARSFRAAPDASAAGNETVRAPFTNMAINTIQPGTGYMRTFIGTSDNQNLYDRGSVCRLSNPHGCAVQGCTMNNIISIKRGNTLAWQSSAPFTSGHLDTAQTKSIKTDTASSCGAVEAQVDWSYSGCDYTSSGTMKYACSGTPSTWSCTLPKNDWVTINYPDETQPYSQYYFGFHSYGGTRRFDKMGADEDPDDEQANDFESSANLLTLANLEPAGGFDSAGNETDAVEVDPAKPGWFIRYPQSNERTGNNGTLANGCMLWSSFEPSGSSGAVCSTVGSNIARIYQADFATGRANCAASFFNDGTSQWSRFIEFNTVAAAPAFSTRLTMVNGQISLDLPLLAPGLRKTTGDDGSIPAPTVANSDSAVKALYQIELDRKAHDCRHEGKNCDN